Genomic DNA from Perca flavescens isolate YP-PL-M2 chromosome 23, PFLA_1.0, whole genome shotgun sequence:
CATATTTGTGCATACAGGGGTTGTCAAAAGGGGCAATGACGtgacaaaacacatgtagcctaATGAATGCAAgaaatcacaataataataaaaaaggtataaaagaCTTCTGTGACATTCATAATACATTCTTGTAAAGGATATCACTTTAGCAAAAATAATAGCCCATGGTGGATTCTCAAACATGAACTTTAAAAATGGTTTGATATACAAAAGTCAGTCAAAATTGGCCTCGGCTGAGAGTAATGAAAGGGTCATGAGGCAACTATAGCTACATCAGGTCGTAAAACGGCTACGTTTTTGTTGACCAATGGCACTTTTGGTTTAAATGGCCGTTATGTCAATCTCATTGTTTATAAGACTTCTTGCTAAAGTGCACTTCATTATTGTAATTTCCTGCGTTTGTTGCGCAAGATGTGAGCCCTTTTCAGACATCTCTGTATGTTTCTGAAGTTGAGATGAGAATGAGACAAGGCAAGGTGTACATATCAAAACACAAGAAATCTGTAGAGAACACTACACGAGAGAAAGAAATCCCTTCAGCGGCCCCTCGTTAAGCTCAACTTTGAGTTAGAAAACAGGgattggacctttaaacatcGTAAAATGACATGGACCCAAAGTTTTCAGTCACATTCAGTCAGGCCTGGGCCCCTCACGAGCCACAGGCCTATTTTCACTGCATTGTACTGGACTAGACGAGAGGAAATGTGCCATTGTTGAAAGGATTACGATACAAATGGTCTAGCTAACCAACGTCACATAGAGGTGGCTGAATGGCTCTAATGTCAACAGCATTGCAaaaggaaagaaacaaaaacttgTCATGTATGTAATTCTGACTAAAAATGTGACTAAAAcggataaaaacacaaatagacGTTATGTTTTTGATAGTTTGGCTTGTAACGTTTGGAAATGTTACATTTAGTGACCagctagagttgacagttgacGGCGAACTAAAGCTACCAATGAGAGGAGTATAAGGTTATGCTTGCGATACGGAATTGAAACTCCGTAGCTAACACTTCACAACTGACACCACGTAAAACTCACAGTTAGCCAGAAAATAAAACCAAGACTAATGGGTTTTTTTCGTGGCAGGGTGCGCTCCCCCACTGTAGCTAACAACTGCTGTAGGCGAACACGCAGCGAAGTTCGTCCACCGACCGAGTCCCCCCCATCTTCTTCTCCTTCCTTaccgagcagcagcagcttgaccTCCCTGGCTGCCTTCTCTCCGTCGTCCCGCAGGTTCCTGTCGATCATTTTACTGCGCTCCACCGCCGCCTTGTCCTCTGTGCTCAGTGTGCATCCCATCTTCGACTTCGTGTCCTTCAGACCCAgatggtgtaaaaaaaaaaatatatctaaaaTACCATATATAACCACATTAAATGGTTAAAACTGCCTTCACCCCGCACacgcccttttttttttttaaatgatggcaATCGATCCGTTCGGAGGGGAGAAAAGGGAAGCGATTCGACTTTTCAAAAATAAGAGTGGCGTTTTTTCTGCCCGCTGGAATATTGTCGTGTTAAAAATCCTCCTTGAATCCGAGAGAAAGATATTTCTATAGTGAAACAATTCCTTAGTGTTGTCTCTTCCACTCGTTCACCTCAAGTCGTCGCGGCGGCCAGTGCCAGTATTGTATAGAGCTCCGTGTGGACTCGGAGGGAGCTGCTCTGCTGTCTCTGGGTGTTGCGCAAACCGCAACAGAAACCACACTTCCGGTCTgattcttcacaataaaagtgtCATTTCCACAAACAATAGcctaaaaaacatttacatgaaCATTGTTTGCAATATTGTCTGTGGTAAAACagttatatactatactatgctcgGCTGAAAGCCCATTTCTTCTCTTAAACTCAGAACatgttaaatacaaaaaatataaaagattcCCCTGCAGGCCTGTAGTTTAGCAGTACAATAACATTTTAGCCCattatggatggatggatggatggatagattaaccattatttaaagttaaaagttaaaagttttttttttaaaacaccaaaatgaCTTAAATGCCTAGAATAACTGCTATAATGTCACTGATTTGATTCTGGCCAGGACCTATGTTGCATGCcattctccctttctctctcccttcattTTCTGTCAGCTATCTGCTGTCTCTTTGACAGTGTTGGGCAAAATACCCAAAAAGTATTTGCAGATTGAATTGTGACTAAAATGTACAGGGTTTATGCTATATCCCAAATGATCACTGGTCTTGCCAAATAAGGCTTTTGGTCTCATCCGagtccaggtgtctttattatgtttataataatattggggggaaagtgaaacactggCCACCTGATAACCAATCACACACTAGATTATCTTCGCAAACCCTGCATCTGCGTGCCCTTATAACGTTATTGCCATTAATTTTTATTgattcacacacactgtaacaaacAAATTTCTGCCATAATGACATTTGGTTATGGAAATCACCAGGAATTTCTCAgcactgcactttttttttcctgtcctgGACTTGGTCTTGGACTTATCTTGGACTCAAcaaaggtggtcttgactaaCTGCCCtgctgtgtgcatttgtctTATAATGTCCCACATGAAAAGTATAGCTGACTTATATAATCAAGGACGAATTGTTAACATGCCTTTCAGTGAATGATTTTGAGTCTTATGTTAAGTTTTACAggtagaaaacaaacaaacccaaaCCGTATTATTCTGACGCCTTTATTTTGGAAGTAAACGCCCAAACCGGAAACCTCTTGACAGAGGAACGCTTTTCAAACCTGTGCACCCATAGCTTTACTCACTAGTACCATATCATTTTCACTTTATTGTCTTCAGCATGtgccttttattttgatataaaataaagataatacattacacaaaaaaatGGGTTTAACTTGAAATTCTTAAGAGATAGCCTGTATTAAAATAGgctatattatatttatttccaGTAGGCCTATTATACACATAGGCCTATATTAACGCTTTTCTGATCATATTACTGTAGCCTACTTGTTTAGGCTATACTGTAACTGTGTAACCTACATTTCAAGCATGTATTTTTCCAATGGGCACCAAACAACTAACTGTGGCAGTGTTATTTCTACCATTCAGCTGTACATATCCGTTGTTTGTGGTTTAAATAATTCAACCTGTCGGACAAAGTCAAGTGTAAGTCTTCAAAGTTAACAGTCAGTCTAATGGGTGGTGTCGTTGGCTTCAAAATTTTCCACACAAATCCCCTCAGTATAAACAACCCTGGCTTTCCATGCAATTGTCATTTCCAACGTGGCTTTTTGTGAGTACATGCAAATTTGTGGTGATGACCTTTCCATTCTAATTCTATGCTGGCTGGAGGTTTCCCTCTTTGTCATCCGCTCTCCAGGTTTGAGATAACAGCAACAGCCGGAGGGTGTAGCCTATCACtcaggcaaaaaaaagaaaaggttatGCTATTTTATCTAACACAAAATATTCCACAAACATGGAGTGTATTCATGTTCTTTGAAAAGgacaatgttaaaataaaaatgcctacctctatatttttttataaagtttTACTGAGTCTGCTTTCATCTGTaaactgtatatttattttttgtaacgCTATGAGTGCAAATGTAGGCCTATAGATTACATAAGGGGACATTTCAATATCTAGATGGTTATGTGCTGAACAGTTAGGCatactgtttatttattcaatcatataaataaataaacttcttTCTTTTGGTACAAAGTGATCGTTCCACACAAATAAGAAAACTGGTGtgttaaacacacatttaaccTGTAGGAACAGAGATACAGGAACTAGTTTAATTTCGCAAAACACAACTTATTAAACTTATTTTAAACAGACTCAACATTAATATAAAACACTCTTAAACCACAAATTAATCATTAGAATTGGAGACAATTTTTTCTGTTTCAATAAAGGTGGTCAAAAGTACAGTTAGTTTTGGATAGGtgtaaaacaaaagcaaaaaacagacagataaaTGTCATTATTACGTGTTTTCAACAAAGACATTACAGCTGCTGGCAGAGAAACTGAAAGTCCTAATAGGTTCAGTCTATGGCCACACAAACTTAAATGTAATCCAAATGTTGAAGTTGTAATCGCAAGATCAACAATAAAGTCAGTCAGGTGAGATTGAAAGTGTTTTGACAAGACTGTTTGTTTGAATAGACAGAGACAGGTCTTTGGCACAGAGACTCAAGTGGGATGACATGGACAGGCCTGTGTAAACATGCAGTGAAGGAATGGTGGTGCTGCCCTCCAGTGGTGATAACATGGAACCTCCCAGTGCTTGCATAGCAGTAACTAAGGGCTGGGGAATACTATGTTCAACTATATAGCACAGCGTCAAACAGTGTTaatcataataacaataatcataataacctttatttatatagcacctttcatgaaacccaaggacactttacagaattacagTGGCAATGATATGGGAGGTTGTAGGCAGTGGTGAACAAATGTTTGTTGAGTCTTATTTAAGATAGCATTTTGAATATCTGCAACACTAAAGGCGCCatctcatttttttgtttgggtGAAGAGATAGACAGCAGTGGGAtggaaaaatgccaaaaaaataatgcaaaactTGAGTCTGGATCATCACTTTAAATCTTGGCAAAGAGTTCAAAAAAAGAGTGTATCTATTACCTAATCACCACACGCACAACCAATGTTATGTTGTTACTGATTAGGTTCCAAAAGCCCAATCAAAAATAATGAATCCAGATAAGCATGGCGCAAATAACTGTAAGAGTGATAAAGAGCAATTCATTTTAATAATCCTAttgaaacacacatacaattaCAGATAAGCGTCTTCTTTTTTAGCAGACTCTACACAATGAgggtatatactgtacatcaggggttcaaactcattttcactaagggcaacactggaaaaagagaatcacaccaagggccagacatggagagtttattgacggGCTTTTGTTACCGcatttcacttctttttttttttacattttggttgcttttttcataatttttgttgtttttgttctgactttctttgtggctttctcagacatttgtcacctttttgtaaatttgttgttttttgacatttttgtatgctttttgttgcatttttgcttacatgaagccctacaaaagtccttagccatcatagaatttagcaaatcaagcaaaacaatgatacatttttttaacaaccacctgtttcacagcctgaatatgaaaactctctgcttctgggggaatttctgagtctcaaatcgagtcggcaaatctgccatattctgctttgaatgtcaggtaattgcagtttaaaaaacactttgctgtgtttttggttGGGCGCACAACTAagcgggccaaaatttattgtgaacccaaactgatatacgggccggatctaaatctgcaaggggccttgagtttgacacatgtgctggACATAATCATTTCCATGttcctgcttctctctctcttgtaaGCTTGGAGCAGAAATTGGAGAGGAGACAAGATATGAATAAAGAAGGACAGATAAGCTACATAGCAGGAAAGAATAGAATAAGAATACAATCTTTATGAAGGTTGTCATCTTCCAGGTCCTTAAATATCTGGAGTTGATATCTCACGTCCTGATAAATCCTCTTGAATGAGGATTCAAGTCAATGGCAAATTCATCTTACTACTACTAGGTGTTAGAATCTAACAAAACgaacaaaagaaaacagaatgacaTGGTTCTAGGATCAGAAATATAAGCTTTATTTTATGCACAACCTaattgtgtacgtgtgtgtgtgtgtgtgtgtgtgtgccaactTCTCTTTCAACCTTTCTCCTAAACCTATTGCAGCTTTTATCATTTGGTGTGATAGCCTTTACTGATACCTGGGGAGACACCTGCCAGCTCAACCTTAAACCTTTCTTGCCATTATATAACTTAATGGAGATACTGGAGGAGGTCCCTGGGCGCCTGCCAGATGTGTCTGTGGTGTTACAGTACCTGGCCTCGGTTGTTCTGTCAGCTCCTCTGATGATACAGCCTGTCTGtgccactgctgctgccacCAGGACACAAGCTGCACACACTAGCACAGACACAGAAGGAGAACAGACTGCAAGTCAGACAGACGGACGTACGTACGCACTGACGGAGGGTAACGCACACCACCATGGGCTGCTGTAACAGAAGGTGCGGGCTGATAGCCGGAGCTGTGTTCGGGGCGGTGGTTGCCATCCTGGGAGGCATCCTTATCCCGCTGGGAAATAGCGTCATTGAGGGAACAGTGAAAAAGGTATGGTTCTCAGTTTCATAGGGagtgacagagtgtgtgtgtgtgtgtgtgtgtgtgtgtgtgtgtgtgtgtgtgtgtgtgtgcgcgtgtgtgtgtgtgcatgcagagaTCAAGGTGAATcaggagaaaggagagggaagaggagTCTGTTTTTGGAAAGCTGCTTCAAATGGTAAACAAAAAACTGCAGAAAGCCAAGtgtgcctatttttttttttttttgaagatcaGCATCTATGATTTTATTAGACACTGTCGAGAAAAATTCCGCGGTTTAGACCTTTTATAGCAGAGCATCGACCCTTTTCAGGTATCAATGGGGCAGCTGGCCTGCTAGCAATTTTGAGCTATGTTAAAaatagactgtgtgtgtgtgtgtgtgtgtgtcttctgggTTTAGGAAGCTGTCATAGAGCCTGGAACGACAGCTTATGACAACTGGGTGTCTACAGGGGGAATAGTGTACAGGCAGTTCTGGATTTTTGATGTCCAAAACGCCCAGGAGGTTATACAGAATGGAGCAAGTCCAATGGTTGTGGAAAAAGGACCTTACACATACAGGTAAGGTTGatatgtgttgtcttttacAACATTTTGATGAAAAGCTTAAGAATATACAATTCACTCTATTAAGTCCTAAATTAACCCTTCATCACACGTATCTGGTGTAATATGATATACAAGAATTTCCTCTCCTCTAACAAAACGGAATGTCTAAGTGAGACCCTCTCCCCTTTCAGGACGAGATATCTTGCCAAGGAGAACATCACATTCCATCCAAATCAAACTGCCTCCTTCCTGCTGCCTCTGGGCGCCATCTTCGAGCCATCCATGTCAGTGGGATCAGATGAAGACAAAGTCACCACCCTCAACCTGGCTGTGGCTGTAAGTGAGTGTCACCCCACTGTGTGGTGATTCCTGACATGACTCAGCGATACTGTTAACCGTGACTGTACTTCTGTTCCATGGCCAAAACAAGCTGTGCCAAATCAAGCTGTGCTGCCCAATGGTGGGTTGCTTTGGTCTAACAGCCACTTGATTTTgtagtggttcccaacctttttgataGTGTTGCCTCGGTAACCCAGGTTGTttctataaatattttttttataaggcTAAGAAAGCTACCAcgaaatttcaaaaggaaatCAAGGGGTTAAAGAATATttgtacaatatacagtagACACTTACtacagcagaaatgcagaatgtTTTTTCATTCTATCATGTTAATCATCTTGTGACCCCTCCGATTTAACATGTGACCCCCATGGAGGGTCCTCACCACCAGGTTGGAAACCAGTGCACTATATCATAAAGAGTTCTTTcagaaggaaataaaaataaaataaaatttggcTTGGGCAAGTTAAGGTTTGTAGTGACAGTGGCGAGACAATATCGTAGTTTTTGTACTGACGCTAATACTTTCTTTGATTCTATACTTTGAGTAATATAAACACAAGGGCCAGGGACTGTCTGATCACAAAAAAGGTAAAAGAGTACAAATGTGTCTGAGCAAGCAGGCTATTGGTACGTGACATGCAAAAAGTAAGGTTTGATATCCTGCTCAACGGTGATGTGGTGTTAGAAGACCCTGAGGCTAACATTCACATTGCCGCAAATATGCTGCGTGAGTTTGGGAAACAAACTGCTAAGTCATCATTTTACAATGGCTTTATGGTCTTTGGACTTTCTCTTCAAACTTTGATAAGGCTCAAATGATAAGCATGACCCATTCCAACTCTGCAAGAAATTATGCAGTATCACAGGCATAAAATAATTACTTTCTGGCTCATCTTCCAAGGCAACCAACGTCCATCTTTTTGGCACCTTTTATGAATGACACAATCACTGATCTTTTTTCAAAGATACATGtttctgatttcttttctttttttgtcagggAGCTTATTCACTGATTCCAGAAGAGCTTCATATTCTACTGGAAAATCGGATAAAGACAAGCAACTCCTCCTTGTTCCAGAACCGTACAGTCAACGAATTGCTGTGGGGTTACACAGACCCCATGTTGAAAGATATTGTGGGCCTATTTGCACCTGTAAGCAAACAGATATTACAGTCTTACACATAATTAGAAGAGACAAGATCGACCCAGTAACACCTCAGAAACTCTAtgattttattaatgtattaaatcaaatgttttccCTAGTACAACGGTACGTATGATGGCTACTACAATGTCTACACTGGAAAGGAGGACATCTCAAAAGTGGGAAAAATTGACATGTGGCAAGGACATAAGTGAGTTTGATTATAAGAAAAGTTGAGATATTGAGACTGGATTTAAATCCTTTATCTTTTAATCAGGTTCTGCAGATTTGGACAAGTGTGATCTTTTAGGCTGTTTAATCAAATCAGGTTAATCCGGCTGTACAGATTCTGCAATGTGAGAATTCAGCTGTAATAAAAAACTAATATTTGAAGCTGTTAAATCCAATAGTTTGTCTGACAAAGTGAATTTTGTCCAACAGGAGCTTACCTTTCTGGAACGACACGTACTGTGACATGATCAACGGGACAGGTGTGGCTCATGCAGcatgtgttttgtaaaaaataaataaaaaatagccttTTTTCCTGAACCCATCTTATCACGCAGCTCTAAATGCAGACGAGTCAACTTCTGACCTgatttcttctctcctcttccttaGATGCTTCATCATTCGCTCCCTTTGTGGACAAGAAGAAGCCTCTCTATTTCTTCACATCAGACATCTGCAGGTGATGAAGAGTTTCACTTTGTGGGAGCAATTTCATCTGATGTAGTCCGGCTGTGCTTCGCTAACATTAAGCGGGGCAGTAAGTGTCAACGATAACATCTTAATTTGAGAACTGCACCTTTGCAATTTCCTCTCAGTGACCACTAGAGGTCAGAGCTTTCCAATACCAAAACCACAGTCACGTTCTGGAGTCAGAACTGCACAATAGATTACTGGGTACATGATGGTCAGTTTCTAAAAGACTTTTAAAAtaatctctgtttttttttttttcaggtctGTGTCAGCTAGCTTTGAGGAGAGCATGGATCTAAAAGGGATTGAAGTGTACCGCTACACCCTCCAGCTAAACACCCTGGCCTCCCCTACGGAAAACCCAGACAACCGATGTTTCTGCAAAAACTTTAAGACCACCAGGAATTGCACCTTGGCTGGAGTACTGGACGTCAGCGCCTGTAAAGGCGGTCAGTTTGCATTCATTTTGTTGAGTACAACAGAAATTAAGCCACTTTCTTTGACTGTTTTATCATTCTGCTCGGCAGCTTGGTTATGTCTGTTTCTTTGCCATCTTAACAGGTCAACCTGTCTTCATCTCCCTGCCCCACTTCCTCCATGGCAGTCCGTACCTAAGAGAGGATGTGCAAGGCCTCAATCCCAGCAAGGAGCACCATGACACCTTTCTGGATGTGGAACCTGTACGAATTTCTATCATGCAtcaacttcttagtcgactaacacttacagagctgtgcgctttgagaggtggttaagactagaaaagcacaatataaatgtagttaattaaccatctgtacaactgagtttctccacaattaatcctgcaaaagcaccactttaaatcttgtgtttaccataaatgtgctcagaagtttcttggaaatgagtaattaaacatgaataagcataaaaaatgactcatcGACTTAataaatcttagtcgactaagaccaaaacaaccgattagtcgactaatcgactaggaggtggcagccctacatcTTTGTGATTTCTTCTATTTTTAGGGGCAGCAACTCTAATTTTTTTTGTGGTATTTTTTTCCAACAGACAACTGGGTTCACCTTGAGGTTTGCCAAGAGAATTCAAGCAAATATGCTTTATGGACCATCAAAGGTCATCACGTAAGTTCTGCTTCACCATTTTAAAGGAAAAGATTTAGGATAAtaggcttatttgctttcttgatgatagttagataagaagattgagGCCACTTTCAGGTCTGTATGGTAAatgtgaagctacagccagcagctagttagcttagcttagcttagtttagcgtaAAGATTGAGAGCGAGGGAAAAAAGCTCACCTGGCTCTGTTAAACCAGCTTCACCAAAGCTCTGTGATTAACCTGTCAAATCTTGTTTATTAGGTTcatacaaaaacattaaaaggggctgtactcgacattcagaacgaaaatatagcagcaaacaagtatttgctatttaaacataGGCTATAGTGGAGTAttggtagcctcgtgagaccgtcctgatcttgcgagctccagttttccactcgcagatcagtctggcatcttgaggcagagaaaatttggagccgttagccaaacgaccggaccaatcagcgttggttttgaggtgggttaggtggtgatagaccgatggtttatccaatcagctaaccagtattatcagccagcggtagccctaattcttttagccgctcgctaatgctttttttctcttggatccttcttttggaatatggtccgggaacctgaaatggtgtcttttattcctaaattctcgttacacaaacggcaaatctcctttaccgacatgttgcttgcatgctgagcttacgagctatgctttgcctgcagcggcaggggcgggcttgtggttgtattttcatacgcttcgtggatctgattggttgatttggccgtctatcaccaacataggtgatagacagatggttcatccaatcaaacaaccagtattccgccccttcccaaaagttctccaacggaaagttcccagatggatatgccgagcaaatgcgaagcaatccatctggcggagtcaggttagagtATTGGAGTCCTGAGCAGAAAAAGAAACCACACTCCtttttgtgtgttgtaatccAAGCTTCTCTGTACtttgttttgataaaaaaaaaaaaaaacaaaacgggTGCCTCGGTGGCTCACTTGTACCCATagacagaggctcagtcctcgccgcagcggctgcaggttcgGTTCCGagctgcggccctttgctgcatgtcatttcccctctttctcccctttcaccactaaccctaacccctaaccctaaccgaAAACAAACGCTTGTGCATATGGCCGTGTAAACGTAGGTATTTCACATATTGGGGAacggtctgtttttttttttttttaacgcatttcaagtacagcccctttagGTTTAAAAATGACAAGTTGGGGTTTTACTGAGGTTATATCCTTAACAATCTATTGGCTTTGTGTTAAAATAgccgctaagctaactagctgttggctctagcttcatatttactgtacagaaatGAATGTGGTATCTATCTTCTCATATAACTCTCAGAGAGAAAGCAAATGTATAAATCTATACCTTTAAGAATGTTTAAGATGTGGTGTCTGGTGGCACTGGCAGAGTGGTTGGAACACATACCACATGCATGCCACCTCCAATCCTTTCATCCCTGCAtgtcctctctgtgtctgta
This window encodes:
- the cd36 gene encoding platelet glycoprotein 4, coding for MGCCNRRCGLIAGAVFGAVVAILGGILIPLGNSVIEGTVKKEAVIEPGTTAYDNWVSTGGIVYRQFWIFDVQNAQEVIQNGASPMVVEKGPYTYRTRYLAKENITFHPNQTASFLLPLGAIFEPSMSVGSDEDKVTTLNLAVAYNGTYDGYYNVYTGKEDISKVGKIDMWQGHKSLPFWNDTYCDMINGTDASSFAPFVDKKKPLYFFTSDICRSVSASFEESMDLKGIEVYRYTLQLNTLASPTENPDNRCFCKNFKTTRNCTLAGVLDVSACKGGQPVFISLPHFLHGSPYLREDVQGLNPSKEHHDTFLDVEPTTGFTLRFAKRIQANMLYGPSKVITVLKKVKDYTIFPIVWLNETAALDDETADMFKKELLSRIEMLDIIQKTLLGTGVCIFILCLISYCVVRRSDNRSKLG